The following proteins are co-located in the Mus pahari chromosome 14, PAHARI_EIJ_v1.1, whole genome shotgun sequence genome:
- the Mrps23 gene encoding 28S ribosomal protein S23, mitochondrial isoform X1, translating to MAGSRLETVGSVFSRTRDLMRAGVLKEKPLWYDIYKAFPPLREPVFRRPRLRYGKAKADIRDIFYHEDQIRAKFFATYGSGQKAFDLFNPNFKSTCQRFVEKYIELQNLGETDEEKLFVETGKALLAEGIILRRVREARTVNVRLQASSEGREPQEDDQKQRMQVKQEPETVSSPP from the exons ATGGCGGGGAGCCGGTTGGAGACGGTGGGGAGCGTGTTCTCCCG GACGAGGGATCTGATGCGGGCCGGGGTGTTGAAGGAGAAGCCACTGTGGTATGACATATATAAGGCCTTTCCACCCTTGAGGGAGCCTGTCTTCCGAAGGCCCCGCTTGCGCTATGGCAAAGCCAAAGCTGACATCCGGGACATCTTTTACCACGAGGATCAGATTCGAGC gaAATTCTTTGCAACCTATGGATCTGGTCAGAAAGCTTTTGATCTCTTCAACCCAAACTTTAAGTCTACCTGTCAGCG GTTTGTGGAGAAGTACATAGAACTGCAGAATCTTGgagaaacagatgaagaaaagttATTTGTAGAAACGGGGAAGGCTCTGTTGGCAGAAGGCATCATTTTAAGAAGAGTTCGAGAAGCAAGGACT GTCAATGTGAGACTCCAAGCTTCATCAGAAGGACGTGAGCCTCAGGAAGATGACCAGAAGCAGCGTATGCAGGTGAAGCAGGAGCCAGAAACAGTCTCGTCCCCTCCCTGA
- the Mrps23 gene encoding 28S ribosomal protein S23, mitochondrial isoform X2: MAGSRLETVGSVFSRKFFATYGSGQKAFDLFNPNFKSTCQRFVEKYIELQNLGETDEEKLFVETGKALLAEGIILRRVREARTVNVRLQASSEGREPQEDDQKQRMQVKQEPETVSSPP; encoded by the exons ATGGCGGGGAGCCGGTTGGAGACGGTGGGGAGCGTGTTCTCCCG gaAATTCTTTGCAACCTATGGATCTGGTCAGAAAGCTTTTGATCTCTTCAACCCAAACTTTAAGTCTACCTGTCAGCG GTTTGTGGAGAAGTACATAGAACTGCAGAATCTTGgagaaacagatgaagaaaagttATTTGTAGAAACGGGGAAGGCTCTGTTGGCAGAAGGCATCATTTTAAGAAGAGTTCGAGAAGCAAGGACT GTCAATGTGAGACTCCAAGCTTCATCAGAAGGACGTGAGCCTCAGGAAGATGACCAGAAGCAGCGTATGCAGGTGAAGCAGGAGCCAGAAACAGTCTCGTCCCCTCCCTGA